Genomic segment of Camelus bactrianus isolate YW-2024 breed Bactrian camel chromosome 33, ASM4877302v1, whole genome shotgun sequence:
TATTCTTTAAATTCTTCTATTGCTTCAATTTTGAATTCCATTTAAATCTCTCTCAGTCTGAGACTCTTCCCCGTAAGACACATATTCCCTTTCTCGAAACCACATCAActggtttttcagtttttgctgaaatatttcatctacttcatttaaatgaaaacttGTCCTTTTATAACCTCTTCCTTTCTGTCCTTTTCCtagttctttttcttattcctacAGAATAAGTCTAAATCTTGACTTAACGCTAAGATTAAGTCCAAGTGTTATGTTTTCAATTAATCTTTGATTTTATACATATTCAGGGTCACATTTTTGCCAAAAAAAGCAGAATCGTGAGCGTGGTGATGACTCAGGAAATCAGACACAATGAATTAAGAACAGGTCCTCTTACTTCTAGTTTAGAATCTCTGGCGCCAAGACTGAAAGACTTTCTGACCGAAATCTTTCCAAATctcagatcattttttttttcttacttatagGGATGTAACTTCCAGTCTATTCACTTAATTTCTCTATCTTCTGTGAGTCCATCCGGAAGCTTGGATATATTCAAAACCATAGACCGTCAGACTGGGAGAGAAGTAAAGGGATATTAGACAGTCTGGTGCTAAAATATTCTGCACTGTCTCTGCTGTTGGGTGATGCGAAAACCACTATTTCTTGACGTGTCTTATTCTACTTTAATGGTCCTGATTGTTAGAAAAATTCGTATTTGCATTCACTGAACTGTCTCTCTaaactttcttcattttgtttagtCACTTCTGTTCATTCATCAGTTCATATTGTGATTTGATTTTAGATATATCCACCTATTTACTTTCTACAGGATATAATATTACCTTATGATTATTAAAGTGATTACAACTGGATGAATTGtgatatttaatgattttttttaattcacctttAGAGGTTTGGTTTAGAGTGGCTCTTGGGATTCTGgcattaaaaaaagtttcattattattattgccgTCACAGGATGTTGGAACTGAAAAAACTAATCACAGAAAGTTAAGGTCTCCTGGGAGACTCTCTTGggtgcttattttatttatttaaagaaaaacttagaGATCAGATGAAGCCTCAATGAACTAGAAACttggaaaacaagttttaaagtGTTCCTAATGTTATGAATAAGCTTTAAGATGCTTTTGCAAATGAGACTATTTACATAGATATATATCTGTGtacatattaaaaacattttattgaggtatgattttatgatttgcacacattttaaagtgtatgatttattgagttttgacagatgcatACAGTCATGTAGCCATCATTACTATTACAAGAAtggtttaaaatgtttacattacCTTAAACAATTGCGTGTTCTTTTGCAAGTACATACACCCCCTCCCTATCTCAGCCCCTGACAGCCACTGATATGTTTCCTGTCATAGTAATTTGTCTTTTCTATAATATTATAGAATGCAGTCTTACAGCatacagtttgatttttttcacttaatctgATGCTTTAAAATTAATCCAGTGTTTTAGGCATCAGTAGTTTCTTCTTTTGTACTACTGAGGATCACCTGTTAGATAGATTGCATAGATATATGActgtttatttattcaccaaATAATGGGCACCTGAGAGGTAATTAAAGGCTTCTAGTTTACAGCCTAGACAAAAATACCAactcaaaagaaataaacagaaagttGTAAAATACTGTGCATATACTAGTTACCAGGAAAAAGCAAGATATTAGGTAAGACTGTAAAAGTATCATCTCCTAATCTAGGAATTCCAAGTCTTAGCCTTTGCTCGCTCACCTGAGACGAAACACTGGGACGGTACTAGCTTAGCCTTTCACTGGATTTTTTTCATCGAATTGAAATTTGATGTAACATTGGCCTTTAATACGCCAATTATTAAGATTAAAATTCTTTAATagtaataatttatattattatttaataaatctaaaaacatttattataaagTTGTTGCAATGATTTCTACAACACTGTTCAATATTTCCCATGCAAATTTCTATTAGAGAAATCTCTTTTGAGTGAGAAATAAGAGGAAAGACTATGTCATACCAAAAGAATTTcgtgtgtttttatttctggtATGACTCTACAGGATATcatgactttgttttctttttgcttagatTCTGGAACCTTAGATTCAGGAAAGTTAAAAATTGATGTTCGATCCCAGGAATGATGTTAAACTTTAAGTTTAAAGTATTTGTTATTTATGTAATATGTGtaatatcaaataaatatatatattcagaattatacataaataattttacctcacttctaattatttttaaagactcagggcatacaaacatacacacatatgattatgaatacataaaataaatcttaaaaataacatattcattttgaagatatttttcttcttaagagTTTCATCAGTGCATTTTTCACTTCCTTGTTCCTCAGACTGTAAATCAGGGGATTCAACATGGGAATCACGTTGGTGTAAAACAGTGAGGACACCTTCTCCTGGGCGAGTGAACTGCTGGAAGCAGGTTTGAGATACATGGACATGAGAGACCCATAAAATATGAGGACAGCTGTCAAGTGGGAGCTGCAGGTGCTGAAGGCTTTGGACCGGCCCTCTTTAGAGTGGATGCGGAGGATGCTGGCGAGGATAAAAGCGTATGAAATGATGATTATCAAGCTGGTGGCCACCATGTTAAATCCTccaatgacaaaaatcaaaagcTCATCGATGTAAGTGCTGGAACAGGAGAGTTTAATAAGAGGAACGATGTCACAGAAATAATGCTGAATGATGTTTGATTCACAGAAAGTCAACCTTAATATACAACCTCCATGAATCAGAGCATCAGTAAAACCTACCGAGAAGACAGCAGCCACCAGCAGGGAACACACCTTGGGGGACATGATGACATTGTAGAGCAGGGGGCTGCAGATGGCGACATAGCGATCATAGGCCATTGCTGCCAGCATGTAGCACTCAGAAATGacacaaatacagaaaaagaacagCTGAGTCATGCATCCAGTGTAGGAGATAACTTGATCTCTGCAT
This window contains:
- the LOC141575830 gene encoding olfactory receptor 8D4-like, which translates into the protein MGLRNQSTETEFLLSGLTDQPELQLPLFCLFLGIYVVTVVGNLGMISIIGLSSQLQTPMYYFLSSLSFLDFCYSSVITPKMLAGFLCRDQVISYTGCMTQLFFFCICVISECYMLAAMAYDRYVAICSPLLYNVIMSPKVCSLLVAAVFSVGFTDALIHGGCILRLTFCESNIIQHYFCDIVPLIKLSCSSTYIDELLIFVIGGFNMVATSLIIIISYAFILASILRIHSKEGRSKAFSTCSSHLTAVLIFYGSLMSMYLKPASSSSLAQEKVSSLFYTNVIPMLNPLIYSLRNKEVKNALMKLLRRKISSK